A single region of the Diadema setosum chromosome 14, eeDiaSeto1, whole genome shotgun sequence genome encodes:
- the LOC140238101 gene encoding speckle-type POZ protein-like: protein MSCPVAENWCYTQVKVVKFSYMWTINNFSFCREEMGEVLKSSTFSSGANDKLKWCLRVNPKGLDEESKDYLSLYLLLVSCNKAEVRAKFKFSILNAKREETKAMESQRAYKFVQGKDWGFKKFIRRDFLMDEANGLLPDDKLTLFCEVSVVADTVNISGQSNQSQLKVPDCRLADDLSALLERSAFSDVTLCVNGREFKAHSAILAARSPVFSAMFEHEMEEKKLGRVEITDVDHEVIKEILRFIYTGKAPNLEKMADDLLAAADKYALDRLKVMCEEALCSNLTIDSVADILVLADLHSANQLKAVAIDYTNSHATEVMETSGWKTMVHSHPILVADAFRALATSQSPPFMGLPRKRLKQN, encoded by the exons ATGTCGTGTCCAGTGGCAGAGAACTGGTGTTACACCCAG GTGAAGGTGGTGAAGTTCTCATACATGTGGACAATCAACAACTTCAGCTTCTGTCGAGAAGAAATGGGAGAAGTTCTCAAGAGTTCAACATTTTCATCAGGTGCTAATGACAAGTTAAAATG GTGTTTGAGAGTAAACCCCAAGGGTCTGGACGAGGAGAGCAAAGACTACTTGTCCCTTTACCTACTCCTGGTGTCCTGCAACAAAGCTGAAGTCCGGGCCAAGTTTAAGTTTTCCATCCTCAATGCCAAGCGGGAGGAGACCAAGGCCATGG AGAGTCAACGGGCATATAAGTTTGTGCAAGGAAAGGACTGGGGCTTCAAGAAGTTCATTCGCAGGGACTTTCTCATGGATGAGGCCAATGGTCTGCTCCCTGACGATAAACTGACACTCTTCTGCGAG GTCAGCGTTGTTGCTGATACGGTCAACATTTCAGGGCAGTCCAACCAGTCACAGCTGAAGGTTCCAGATTGCAGATTAGCAGATGACCTGAGTGCATTGCTCGAAAGATCGGCTTTCAGTGACGTCACCCTCTGTGTCAATGGTCGAGAATTCAAGGCCCACTCAGCAATACTTGCAG CGAGATCACCGGTCTTCAGTGCCATGTTCGAGCATGAAATGGAGGAAAAGAAGCTTGGCCGGGTGGAGATCACAGATGTCGATCACGAAGTCATCAAGGAGATCTTGAGGTTTATCTACACAGGGAAAGCCCCGAACCTGGAAAAGATGGCCGATGACCTTCTCGCTGCAGCTGATAAG TATGCTCTGGATCGACTGAAAGTTATGTGTGAAGAGGCTCTGTGCTCCAACCTGACAATAGACAGTGTAGCTGACATCCTGGTTCTAGCTGATCTTCACAGTGCCAACCAACTGAAGGCTGTAGCCATCGACTACACCAACAG CCATGCAACGGAAGTCATGGAGACAAGTGGATGGAAAACAATGGTCCACAGTCATCCAATATTGGTGGCTGATGCATTCCGTGCGCTTGCCACATCACAAAGTCCACCTTTTATGGGGTTGCCTCGAAAGAGACTCAAGCAGAATTGA